In Rosa chinensis cultivar Old Blush chromosome 1, RchiOBHm-V2, whole genome shotgun sequence, a genomic segment contains:
- the LOC112180597 gene encoding uncharacterized protein LOC112180597 — translation MERPEGYPVVDATEIDQPSNSGASFLSTKNDMSQLESGLLRRNYSDVGEKNYYRFQSKVGKLVDPRLLALVEFFRELYFRTLELFKKIFPGRPDKFLDEMAKKLNLVLSQVKSAQTTRARTMQRSLSIGSPREFKPDESEMRLERFKVRTIDVDDDVEQGVQDDKTKSGGSK, via the coding sequence ATGGAAAGGCCAGAAGGGTATCCAGTAGTAGATGCTACAGAAATCGATCAGCCATCAAACTCCGGCGCATCATTTCTCAGCACCAAGAATGATATGTCACAACTAGAAAGCGGTCTACTTCGAAGAAACTACAGCGACGTGGGTGAAAAAAACTACTACAGATTCCAATCAAAAGTTGGTAAGTTAGTTGATCCGAGGTTGCTAGCGTTGGTAGAGTTCTTCAGGGAGCTCTATTTCCGAACACTCGAGCTGTTCAAGAAAATATTTCCGGGGCGTCCCGATAAGTTTCTGGACGAGATGGCAAAGAAATTGAACCTGGTTTTATCACAAGTGAAATCGGCTCAGACGACCAGGGCTCGGACCATGCAAAGGAGTCTGAGCATTGGCTCGCCGCGTGAATTCAAACCAGACGAGTCGGAAATGAGGCTGGAGCGATTCAAGGTCAGAACTATTGATGTGGATGATGATGTTGAACAAGGTGTGCAGGATGATAAAACCAAGTCCGGGGGCTCAAAGTGA